The window ACTTCAAATAAAGTTGTCGCCGCTTCAGTTGAATACACTAAAAATGTTATCAAAAATGGTATTGTTTCAGCTGTTTTTGTAAATAGTGGAAATGCCAACTGTTTTACTGGTGAGCAGGGATTTAAAGACTGTGAAACTTTAGTTGAATTGGTTTCCCGTGACTTGAAAATTCCTAAGGATGAAATTGCAATAGCTTCCACTGGAGTTATCGGACGTGAAATGCCTATTGACATAATATCTAAAGTAGCTTATGAATCACTTTCAAAATTAGGTAACAAACCGGAAAATTCTCTTGCAGCTGCAAAAGCCATAATGACTACAGATACTTTTCCTAAGGAATGTGCAGTTGAAGTGACCTTAACAACCGGGGAAACTGTTAAAATTGCAGGTATTACAAAAGGAAGCGGTATGATTGCCCCAAATATGGGGACTATGTTGTCTTTCATTGTAACTGATGCTGAAATATCTTCAGAAGATATCAACAAGGCATTAAAACAGGCTGCCGATTTAAGTTTTAACATGATTGTTGTAGATGGGGATGAAAGTACAAACGATACCTGTTTAATGATGGCTAATGGACAATCTAATGTTAATGTCGTAAATGACGGGCAAGTGGATTCTAATTTCCAGGAAGCCTTGAACTATCTGTGCATCAATCTTGCTAAAAAGATGGCAAGAGATGGTGAAGGAGCAACTAAATTCCTGGAAGCTAATGTTTACGGTGCAAAAGACCAAAATGATGCAAAACTTGCAGCAAAATCAATTATTTCATCAAGTTTATTCAAATCTGCAGTATTTGGAGGAGATCCTAATTGGGGAAGAATTGTCTCAGCTATAGGATATTCCGGTTGTGATTTAAACCCTGATATTGTTACAATTGCAATTGCAGATGATGAAGATGAAGTGGATTTGGTCAGAAAAGGCGAAATATTGGCCTTTGAGAACACTCCATATCTTGAAAGAGCAGAAAAGATAATGCAGTCCAAAAACGTCACCGTCAATATTGACATGTATTTGGGGGACGGTCAGGCAACTGCATGGGGTTGTGATTTAACTTATGATTATGTTAAAATCAATGCAGAATATACTACTTAAAGAAAAGCTTTAAATATATTAAAAACAAATATTTTTTTGTTATACATTATCTATTTATGATTATCAATTTCAAGGAGGGGAAAATATGGCAAAGGTTAAAGGAACTAACAGAAGAACTAGACCAAAAAGAAGTTACACCAAACCTGGTAGTAAAAGGGGAAGAGGAGTAAAACAAACTTGGAAAAAATAATCCTCTTATAACTTTTTTTTATTATTTTAACTATTTTTAATTGTTATTCACTAATTTTCATATTGACAAATATTATATACTATTTTTTAAAGATTATAATTTAGGTGAAAAATTATGATGATGCCCGAAAATGGACATAGAGCTCATGGATTTTCAAGTGCAAATTTTTTGGACTCTAATGAAATTTTAAATGAATTAAACCTTAAAGGCGATGAAGTTTTCATGGATGCTGGTTGCGGTGACGGCCATATTGCAATTCAGGTAATTGAAGAAAAACTCACTACAAATACTGTTTATGCAGTGGATATCTATGATGCATCTATTGAAGATATGGAAACATATAAAAAGGAAAACAATGTAGAAAATCTAATTAATATCGAAGCAGACATTCCTGAAGGTATTTCTGGGGTTGGTGATGAATCAATCGATGTAGTTTTACTTGTTAATGTTTTCCATGGATTTAAAGCTTCCAGACAACTTGATGAGGCAGTCTGTGAACTTTCAAGAATTGTTAAAAAAGACGGTAAAATAGCTGTAATGGACTATAAACCATGGGACGTTCCGAAAGGACCTCCAACAAAAATGAGAAGTTCACCTGAAGATTTAGAGGAATTGTTCAAAAAACAAAATCTCAAAAAAATCTATTTGAATGAGGAAATTGGTGAGGACATTCCTGAAGGTAAATCTCACTTCTTAATCATGTTTCAAAAAGAATAATTAATTTATTCTTATTATTTTTTTAATTTTTAACAGAACTTTTCTGCCTATTTTTTTTAATAATTATTAAATACTATTTTTTAAAGATTATTATTAAAGAATATGTGGTGAGATTAATGGAACATAAACATCATGCAAAATCAAGTGTAAACTTTCTGGATTCAGATGAAATTCTAGAAAAACTGAATCTTAACGGAAATGAGATTTTTATGGATGCTGGTTGCGGTGATGGCCATATTGCAATTAAAGCCCTTTATGATTATCTTCCGAATGGACTGGTTTATGCTGTAGATAACTATGACATTTCAATCAGGGAACTGGAAGATTATAAAAAGGAAAATAATCTTGAAAAGCTAATAACTGTTCAGGCAGATCTCACAAAAGACATTCCTCAAATTGATGATGATGCAATCGACATGATTTTCATGCTCAATGTAGTTCACGGTTTTAAGGCATCAGGCAACATGGATGATGTTATTGAAAAATTACTGAGAATCCTTAAGAGTGATGGTAAGATTGCAATTGTTGAGTTCAGACCAATCGATTGGACATTCGGACCTCCGACAGAAATAAAATATGCTCCAGAAGAGCTGGAAGGAATATTCAACAATCATGGATTTAAAAAAATTTATTTGAATGAGGAATTGGGCCAGGAAGGTCTTGAGGAAAAATCTCACTATTTAATAATATTTGAAAAGGAGTAAAATAATGATTTTTGCAGCTATTTTGGCAGGTGGAATCGGATCAAGAATGGGAGGCACTGACACTCCGAAGCAGTTCCTGCCTCTTGGAAATAAACCTGTTATTATTCACACTATCGAGAAGTTTGTAATTAACAGTAAAATAGATAAGATTATAGTTTTAACCCCTTCAAACTTTATAAATCACACTAATCATTTAATTGAAGAGTTCATTGGTAAAAATGATGACATTGTTGTTATTGAAGGCGGTGAAACAAGAAACGATACTTTATTAAACAGTATTAATTACATCAAAGATAATTTTGGCATAGATGATGAGTCAATAATACTAACTCATGATTCTGTAAGGCCTTTTGTAACTCACAGGATTATTGAAGACAATATTGAAGCTGCAGAAAGGTATGGTGCTTGCGATACAGTTATTCCAGCAACAGATACTATTGTTGAAAGTATCAATGCAAAGACAATAGAAAGCATCCCCGTTAGGGACTATTATTATCAGGGCCAAACACCTCAGAGCTTCAATGTAAAGAAACTTTTCAATTTAATCAATAGCTTGACTGAAGAGGAAAGCAATATCCTAACTGACGCCTGTAAGATATTTACTCTTAAGGACGAATCCGTATATCTTGTTGAGGGGGAAGTAACAAATATCAAAATTACATATCCATATGATTTGAAATTAGCAAATACAATACTTGAGGATAATCATGATTAACGTTGTTTATAGATTGAAATCTCCTAAATTCTTTGAAGAGTCAATTGATGAAATAGAATTGGACGGGGTAGTTGTCAGACCAACTTATTTATCAATTTGTCAAGCGGATCAAAGATATTACCAGGGTTCAAGACCTGCTGAAATCTTGGATAAAAAACTGCCGATGGCTTTAATCCATGAAGGAATCGGTGAAGTAGTCTTTGATGGCAGCAAAAATCTCAAATCCGGTGATAAGGTAGTTATGATACCCAACACTCCAGTAGGGGAGGATGTCTGTAAATTGAATTACTCTTACAATTCCAAATTCAGAGGTAGCGGATTTGATGGTTTCACTTCTGATTTAATAAAACTTGAACAAGACAGGGTCGTTAAAATTCCAGACAGTTTCAATCCCAAGGTCAGTGCATTCATTGAACTGATCAGTGTGGCTTATCAGGGAATATCCAAGTTTGAAGAGATTGCCACAACTCCTAAAAAAGTACTGGGAGTTTGGGGTGATGGAAATTTAGGTTTTATTACTACATTACTTTTAAAAGTAAAGTTTCCGGATTCCAAAATCATAATTTTTGGTAAACACCAGGAAAATCTTAATCTGTTTTCATTTGCTGATGAAATATACAGGATTCATGATGTTCCAAAGGATCTGGTTGTGGACCATGGATTTGAATGCGTCGGGTCAAGCGCTTCACAATCAGCCATTGACCAAATTATAGATTTAATCAATCCTCAGGGAATTATAAGTCTATTTGGCGTTAGCGAATATCCTATTCCAATTAATACCCGTATGATTTTAGAAAAAGGATTAACACTCCAGGGCAATAGTCGATCTGAACGGGAAGATTTTATTGGTGTAGTGGAACTATTGAATGAAAATCCTCATCTTTTTGATTATCTGGAAAAATTAGTTACCAATACCTGTGAAATAAATTCTTTGAATGACTTAAAGGAAGCATTTGATAAAGATTATATTTCCAAATTCGGTAAAACTATTTTAAAATGGAATAAATAATCATCTAACTTAAACGATTAAGAATTTTAAATGTTTCTACTGTGTAGTAATGTCTTTCTTCTTTTCTGCATATTTCCCTAAGCATGGATAATGCGTTTATATCGTCATTGCTGAGTGTTTCAGTGTTTTCCAGTTTATGTTTAATTCCATTGAGGACAGTTTCACATATGTTGTTTTCAACCTGTCTAATTTTAATATTAAAATCTGCCTTTGATTTGATGTTAAACTCATTAACATTAACATTTACATCTTTCGGACAGATAATGTATATTGAAATCGCTTTTTGGTGCTTTTCATGAATCTCCTCAGTAAGTTCTACATATTTTGCCAGTTCTTCTATGTCAAAATCGGTAATCTGAAATTCAAGATCAATGAATTCTCCATCTTCGGTTAGGAAAAAATCTCCTTCCTGATGAATGTTTTCGTCTAATTCGAGTTTTTCTGTGGGGACATGACATTTTATTTTTCGTGTGTCGTTAAATAATTCTCTAATTATTGATGTTCTAGTTTCAAAGTCTTTTTTTCTCATAGTATAACCTACAAATTTTAATGTGTATTGGTTATATCTATTTTTAAAGTTTATAAATTGGTTAGTTTTAAATTAAATCAATTTAACAGGGTTAAATAAATTTTAAGCAATGAAAACAATATTGTCAATCATTCATTTTACTATAATGTTTTCTGCTCGTTATTTATAGTTTAAAATTAAATAATTCTAATAGGTGATATTGTGGATTATGAGACTATTATTTCTGAAAAATTTCCAAACTGCAATGTTGAAGTAATAAAACCGGATTTTTTTGATATAGACATGCTGGTGGAATATATTACTGACGATATTGTTGTCTATAACCCATTTTCAGTAATGGTGTACAGGCACATGATTAGATTCATGATGAATGTGGGTCATCGAGGTAAAATATATTATTTGGATGGTTTTTCAGATGATGATTTGAAGGTAATTCATGGTGGCCTTTTGAAATTCACCTGGAAAAGAGATACAAAAATTAATCTGTTTAAAAATGCAGACCCTGACAGGGATATTTTGGGCTTATAATCTAAAAAATTCATCGCAATATTCACAATAATAATTGTATTCGCTCTCACAACAGTTTCCAATTATTATCTCACCTTTAAGGGATTCAATAGCCAGTTCATCTGTTGTGTCATGAAATACTTTTTTCAATGTTCTCATGCATTTCGGACAAGTTTTCATATCTCTATTTATTTAAATTATTAAAGTTAAATATTAGTGTAGGTGTAAAAAAATGCTTATTAATGTTGGCGCAGAATTTGGTACACATTTAGAATCTAGCGAAATAGCTGTTGAATTAGTAGATATTCTAAATAAGATACCTGAAGACGATTTTATACTGGATTTTAAGGATGTAATGTTTATTACAATGAATTACGCTCAAGCCTATTATAACGCTAAAAATGAATCCTCAAAAAAGATTTCAGAAATAAATATCTCTGATGAAATTAGTGTTGTAATGGGTGCCGCTGATGAAGCATGCAATCCTTAATTTTTTTCTTTTTTTCGAATTAATATTTAAATGTCAGTGTTAACAAATATTTTCACATGGAAATCACTAAAAAGCCGGTTGAATTAATAGAATTGTTTTATGATTTGATTTTTGTCTATGCGATATCCCAGTTAACCGCTCTAATTAATGAGCCGGTTGGAGGTATAATTCCTCCTTTTAACTTTTTCGCATATCTGATTTCATGTTTTGTAATCCTGCAGGCCTGGCTATATTTTACAAACTATGTGAATCGTTACGGGCAGTGGAGATGGTATGAGTATCTTATTGTATGTTTAAACATGATTGCAGTATTTTTCATGACAGATACCATTTCTATTGATTGGTACTCAATGCATTTTCCATTTATCGTTTCAATGCTTATTATTCTTTTAACCATTGTGCTTTTGTATGCAATTCAGGCTTACAAAGAAAAGTCTCTAAAGGGAGCAGCAGGCAATTCAATTACTATTTTGAGCATCGTTTGTACAATTTATGTTATAGCAATATTTTGTTCTATTTTCAGTTATGGGGATTATGTAATCTGGTTAAATGTTTTAGCGGTTCTGGCAGGTGCATTTCTGCCGTTTGTCATTAGAGGCAATTTCAGTAAGAACATTATTAATTTTCCTCATCTGGTGGAGAGATTTGAACTTCTGACAATCATCACTTTTGGTGAAGCAATTGTTGGGCTAACACATTTCTTTGACGTGACCCACATTGACTTTATACCTATTTGGTATTTTTAATAATATTGGCAATGTTCGGTTCCTATGTAATTCAGATTCACCGTTTGATGGAACATATGCGGGTTGAAAGGGCATTGAGGTTAATGTTCAGCCATTATTTCATTATCATAAGCATTAATCTGGTCACCGTAGCTTTTGAATTAATTCACTCTGGCGAGGTCAATGCTTTGTTTGCAAGTGGCCTAATGATTGTTTCATTGGTTATTTTTTACATTTCAATAATGGTCAATAAGGAATATTATATGCAAAATATTAAATTAACTAAAAAAGATATATTACTAATGGTAATAACTTTTATTTTAGGAATAGTTATTATTTTAATATTCATTTCAAATTTATATGCTTTCTTGATTGGAAGCTTGATTATAACTTTCGGCAATTTCATTATATTGCTGATGAAATATAAAAGGTGTTTAAGTGAGTGAACAAATATTAGAAATATTCAATGTTTTAAATTTTTTAAACAGTGGTTATGAGCTTGAAGATATTTTAAACGAAGGTAACTTTGGAACTTTTCCTTCAGCTGAGGATTGTATCCAATACCTGGTTAAAGAAGGATATCTTGAAGGTGATGTGGAAGCTATAGCTTCAGCTAGTGATGATAATGGGGAGTTAACTGCTGAAGAAGTCTCTAAAAAATACACTGTTGCTGAGTTAAAGGATATTTTAAGGGAAAATGGATTAAAAGTTTCAGGTAAAAAACAGGAACTTATTGAAAGAGTTTTACCTGTATTGAATGGTGAAAGTGAATCAGATGAGGTAACATTATCTGATTTTGATAAATCATATGATTTGGAATTAACAGACAAAGCCCGTGAGTTTTTAAAAGAAAATGATTGGATCGATTTATACATGTTTGCTCTTGTGGCTTTCAGATTTGAAGACTATGAAACCTATGTCAAAGGATCTTCTGAAGACAACATCAAAACAGCATTAAACTTCTGTGATGAAATCTTGTCAAGGGCATTGGTTGCAAATCAGTTTTTAGTATTCATTGACGCATTATCCGCAAAAGCTCATGTTTATGCATATGATGGAGATTACAGCTCATTTTTAGATTACGATTTACAACGCTACATTTTAGGATTAAACCCTATTTATATGGATGCACAGACTTATGCCACATATGATGTAATAAATGAAGCAAACATAATTAATTTAAAAAATGTGCTTGAAAAATTGGAAATGGGCAGTTTGAAGAAAAGATTTGATAAAATCTGGAACAAATCCAGTATTCACAGTATCACCGTGCCTAAAAAAACCTGTTATAAAATTTTACAAAGGGCTATTGCAGGCGCAGATATTGAAGAGCTCAATTTCGATTTAAAAGAGAAATACTTTAACAAAAAATTCGGAATCTAATTTATGAAGTCTAAAGTTGCAGGAATTGTCTTTTTAGTTGGAAGTCTTTACTATTTACTAGCTGAAGCTATTTCAGCAACTTTTTTCAATGCTTCTATTTTTAATACTTATATTTTTCACACTATTTCTGAGCTGGGAATTCCAAACGGAAACTCTCCGCTGTTCTGGTTAATGAATTCGGCTTTCATTTTAGTCGGGCTGACATTAATATTCGGCAGTTTTTATAATTTTAAAGATTATATAATTAAAAATAAGATTGTATTTTATATTTTTTCACTAATAACAGGTTTAGGTGTCATTATTGTGGGTTTGATTCATGGTGGAAATCCGTTAACATCCGGTTATCATACGTTGGGTGCAGTGATGGCGATATTGGGTGGAAATATAATGCTTGTTCTGGTTTCCAGGTCAATGGATGAGTTTGGAAGATTTCAAAAAGCAACATTGCTTCTGGGAATTATAGGTCTTGTTGCATTTTGGGCAATGTTTTTCAATATGGGAAATGCCTACATGCCTGTTCTTGAAAGACTTTCTGTTTATACCTTGATAATATGGAGTTTTTTAACAGGAGTTTATCTTTTAAGAAATTAAATTTATGATTAATTATTTTACTATTTTTTATTCATTACATCTATTTAATCAACCATTATTTTAATTTAATTGAGTTGGGTTTTGTAACTTTATTTTTGCATCGATGATATCTACATTTAAGTATAAAAGTATAAATACTTCGCAAGTTAACTAACAATATAGGTGATAACATGGCAAACTTGGATAAAGAAATTGAAGAAAAAATCTTAGCTATTGTTGAAAAATACCAAAAAGAAAACACAAAACTTTTAAACTACCTGATAACTGATGATGAGATTACTTTTTTCTCACCGATTGCTAACGGTAGTGAAATAACTGCAAGTGACTTGCAGAAAGTTGCTGAAATTTTAAACGGATCATTTGAAGGAATGGAAATTGTTAACCAAGAGTACAGATTCAAATTCAAATGCGGATTATAGGGGTTTAAACAATCCCCTATTCTTTTTTTAAATATTCTTTTGTAATTTTACATTCAACCATACATTTTGTACAGCCAAGACCTGCCTTATACTGTTCAATAATGTATTCTCCACATGCTTCAATGTCAATGATGTCTTTTCTGGTTAATCTGTCATTCCACTTTTGGGGATTTATCGCATTAACGGGACATGCATCCTGACAATTTGTACACTCATCGCATTCAGAATCGGTAATTGGTGTTCCGAATTCAAGAGGCATGTCGGTCAAAATTCCTCCAAGTGCTATTGCTGAGCCGTATTCCGGAGTAACTAGAAGAGCTGACCTTCCTATCCATCCCATTCCGGATTTGGTGGCAATTGTTTTGTATGGCAATATACTCAATAATTTTTCCATATCACATTCGTTACGTGTCATTGTCAATCCGAATGCATCATATCCCAGTTTTTTAATATACTCTTCGCCTTTCAGTGAAATTTCTGTTAATTTGTCAATTTGCTTGTGAAAGCATTTCCAGTAGGACTCATAATCCTCTTCATTAAGAAATTCCATGGCTTCAAGAGGAAGTTTTAAAACAAGGCTGATTCCGTTGGGCAAATCAACAAATTCATTTGCAAGACCATTGACATCAGCAAAACCTACCTTACTTGCACCTAAACTTATCAAGTAATCTTTAAGGTCATTCATCTCAGACATAATAATGATTATATTTTATGTACATATAAATTGTATTGTAATGGATTTCTAACTTAAAAACTTATAAATTATTAAATTAAATATTAAATGTAGTGATAAAATGAATGATATTGATGTTTTGGTAGAGGCTTTACCATTTATAAAAGAATTTTACTGTAAAAAAATTTTAATTAAATATGGCGGCCATGCAATGATTGATGATGAAGCAAAATCATCAACCGCCCGTGACACAGTCTTGCTTAAGTATGTCGGAATGGAACCTATAATTGTGCATGGTGGAGGGCCTGAAATTTCAAGATCAATGGAAAAACTTGGAAAGGAATCCAAATTTATTAAAGGTTTAAGAGTAACTGATGAAGAAACCATGGAAATAATTGAAATGGTTCTTGCAGGAAAAATCTCATCAGAAATTGTTTCAGAACTCATAAAACATGATACAGATGCAATCAGTTTATCCGGTAAAGATTCAAGATTAATTTATGCTCATAAAAAACCAGTAAGTAAAATAGATGATGAAATAGTTGATTTAGGTCTTGTTGGTGAAGTTGACGAGATTAATACTGAAATGTTGGAAATGTTTTTGGAATACGACGTTACTCCTGTAATTTCTCCTATTGGTATGGATGAAAACGGAAATGGATTAAATCTGAATGCAGATACTGCAGCAGGTGAGATTGCAGGTGCATTGAAAGCGGAAAAATTAATCATTTTAACTGATGTTCGTGGTGTTTTAAGAGATCCTTCTGACCCGTCAACATTAATCCAAAAAATTAGAATTTCTGAAGTACCTGGTTTGATTGAAGAAGGAATTATTTCCGGCGGAATGATTCCTAAAATCGAGACATGTGTAAAAGCTATTGAAAGTGGTGTTAAATCATGCCATATCATCGATGGTAGGGTAAAACACGCAATGCTTTATGAAATCTTCACAACCGATGGTATCGGAACTATGATTTTTAAATAATCATAGTTTTTCAATCTTTCAGTTCTGTTAGGAATAGCGGAACTTTGTCTTCTCTTTTTTCAAATTCACAGTATTCATAGAATCTGCTTTTTTCATGCATTGTAATAACAGCTATTCTCTGGTAATCCTTGTAGTGCTGTTTGACTTTTTCAACCAATGTTTTTCCGATTCCTTTAAGTTGATATTCCGGTTTTACAAGAAGATAATTGATGTAGGCGTTCATCACACCATCATCCATGGCTGAAATTAATCCAACTAGTTCGTCACCGTCCCAGGCTGAGTAAACGCAATTGATATTTCTCATTGCAAGTACTAGCTTTTTAGGAAATTCTCCGGAAGACCACTCAACTGACAGAAACAGTTCTTCCAGTTCTCTTTTTGAAAAGTTGTGAGTGTTCTTGTAGGTTATGCTCATTTTTATTCCTTAAACATTTTTCTAAGTTCTCTTCTAAGTAATTTCCATCCGTTTACTCTTGGAAGTTCTTCCAGTGCAAATATTTTTCTTGGAACCTTATATCTTGATAGGTTTTCACGTGCATAGCTGATCAGTCCTTCATCATCTGCTTCGTTTTCCCATACGACTGCAGCTACAGGGATTTCTCCTCTGTGGCAATCGTTAATGCTGAAAATAGCTATTTCTTTTACAGCAGGATATTTTATCAGGACTTCTTCAACTTCTGTAGGATAGATTTTCCAACCGCTCATTACAATCATGTCTTTTTTACGGTCGGTAATAAACAGACGGTTGTCTTCATCAAGATAACCAATATCTCCTGTTAAAAACCATCCGTCATCTAAAAATGAGGATTTTGTTTTTTCTTCATTTCCCCAGTATCCTTTTGCAACAGCAGGGCCTCTAAGTGCAATTTCGCCCTGTTCGTATTGAGGTAAAATCTTGGAAGAATCTACTTCATCAACAATTTTGACTTCTGAAAAGCATACTGGATGGCCTACACTTTCAAATCTGTCAGCTTCCCAGTAATCTTCAGGTCTGATGACTGTTCCGGTTCCTATAACAATGGTTTCAGACAGTCCGTAAGCGTTAATGATAGGGATCTGATAAGTCTGGTGGAAATCTTTCCAAATCTTTTTGTGAAGAGGTCCTCCTCCGGAAATGATTTCTCTGACAGTTTTCAGATGTTTTCTGGCATCCATTGTTGTCAATGAATGTATTACTGGGGGCATTCCAGTTAAAACTGTGACTTTTTCTTTTTCGCATAACTGGAGATATTCTTCAATATTGAATTGTTCAATTAGAATATAATAGGCTGCAGCTCTAAGTGCTGAAATGGACCATGAAAGCCCAACGTGTGCCATCGGATAGATTCCTAAATAAACATCATCCTGTTTTAATGTTAACACATCGCATTCATTATGTATTGCTGTAAAGTAATTTCCATGGGTGAGCATTGCACCTTTTGGCTGACCGGTAGTTCCTGAAGTATATTGCAGTTGACATAAATCATCCCAGTCTGTATTTTCAGCAGGCAATATCTCACAGTCTTTAAATTCAGAAATATTGTTGGGAATGTATGTTTCAACATCGATTAAATCTTTTGCCTCATTATCGGTAATCATTAGTTTTGCTTTTGAGTCGTTTACTATGTAGTCAAGTTCAACTGCAGTCATTATTCTGTTTGTCGGAATGGCTATTGCACCTATTCTCCAGATTGCAAAAAGTGAAAATAAGTATTCTTCGGAGTTATTCAAATAAATTAAAACACGGTCTCCTTTTGAGATTCCCAAATCTTTTAAATTACGTCCGATTTCAGAAACGATTGATAAGATTTCACCTGAATTGTATTTATTTCCTGTAGTTGGGTTATACAGCACGTCCTTGTCCAAACGTTTTGAATTTGCATCTAAAAAAGTAGTAATATTCAGCATTTAAATTAACTCCTTAACAATTGCTTTTGTCACATCCATTGTTGTTGAATTTCCTCCCAAATCGGGAGTTCTGATTTTGCACTCTGCAATTACTTTTTCAACCGCATTTTTGATGTTGTTTGAAATCTCCCATTCTCCAAGATAGTCAAGCATCATGGAAGCTGACAGAATCATTGAACATGGATTTGCAATGTTTTTACCAGCAATATCTGGTGCTGAACCGTGAACGGGTTCAAACAGTCCGTTGCGATCTCCGATGTTTCCTGACGGTGCAAGTCCAAGTCCTCCTACAAGACCTGCGCTTTCATCAGACAATATGTCTCCAAACAGGTTGCTTGCCACAATAACATCAAAGTTTTGAGGCTGTGTTACAAGATA is drawn from Methanobrevibacter sp. and contains these coding sequences:
- the argJ gene encoding bifunctional ornithine acetyltransferase/N-acetylglutamate synthase, encoding MEFIKELDGGFSVIENLEVSGAREGKFGVTVIVSRNSTASAVFTSNKVVAASVEYTKNVIKNGIVSAVFVNSGNANCFTGEQGFKDCETLVELVSRDLKIPKDEIAIASTGVIGREMPIDIISKVAYESLSKLGNKPENSLAAAKAIMTTDTFPKECAVEVTLTTGETVKIAGITKGSGMIAPNMGTMLSFIVTDAEISSEDINKALKQAADLSFNMIVVDGDESTNDTCLMMANGQSNVNVVNDGQVDSNFQEALNYLCINLAKKMARDGEGATKFLEANVYGAKDQNDAKLAAKSIISSSLFKSAVFGGDPNWGRIVSAIGYSGCDLNPDIVTIAIADDEDEVDLVRKGEILAFENTPYLERAEKIMQSKNVTVNIDMYLGDGQATAWGCDLTYDYVKINAEYTT
- a CDS encoding methyltransferase domain-containing protein is translated as MMMPENGHRAHGFSSANFLDSNEILNELNLKGDEVFMDAGCGDGHIAIQVIEEKLTTNTVYAVDIYDASIEDMETYKKENNVENLINIEADIPEGISGVGDESIDVVLLVNVFHGFKASRQLDEAVCELSRIVKKDGKIAVMDYKPWDVPKGPPTKMRSSPEDLEELFKKQNLKKIYLNEEIGEDIPEGKSHFLIMFQKE
- a CDS encoding methyltransferase domain-containing protein — its product is MEHKHHAKSSVNFLDSDEILEKLNLNGNEIFMDAGCGDGHIAIKALYDYLPNGLVYAVDNYDISIRELEDYKKENNLEKLITVQADLTKDIPQIDDDAIDMIFMLNVVHGFKASGNMDDVIEKLLRILKSDGKIAIVEFRPIDWTFGPPTEIKYAPEELEGIFNNHGFKKIYLNEELGQEGLEEKSHYLIIFEKE
- a CDS encoding 2-C-methyl-D-erythritol 4-phosphate cytidylyltransferase, yielding MIFAAILAGGIGSRMGGTDTPKQFLPLGNKPVIIHTIEKFVINSKIDKIIVLTPSNFINHTNHLIEEFIGKNDDIVVIEGGETRNDTLLNSINYIKDNFGIDDESIILTHDSVRPFVTHRIIEDNIEAAERYGACDTVIPATDTIVESINAKTIESIPVRDYYYQGQTPQSFNVKKLFNLINSLTEEESNILTDACKIFTLKDESVYLVEGEVTNIKITYPYDLKLANTILEDNHD
- a CDS encoding alcohol dehydrogenase catalytic domain-containing protein: MINVVYRLKSPKFFEESIDEIELDGVVVRPTYLSICQADQRYYQGSRPAEILDKKLPMALIHEGIGEVVFDGSKNLKSGDKVVMIPNTPVGEDVCKLNYSYNSKFRGSGFDGFTSDLIKLEQDRVVKIPDSFNPKVSAFIELISVAYQGISKFEEIATTPKKVLGVWGDGNLGFITTLLLKVKFPDSKIIIFGKHQENLNLFSFADEIYRIHDVPKDLVVDHGFECVGSSASQSAIDQIIDLINPQGIISLFGVSEYPIPINTRMILEKGLTLQGNSRSEREDFIGVVELLNENPHLFDYLEKLVTNTCEINSLNDLKEAFDKDYISKFGKTILKWNK
- a CDS encoding low temperature requirement protein A encodes the protein MEITKKPVELIELFYDLIFVYAISQLTALINEPVGGIIPPFNFFAYLISCFVILQAWLYFTNYVNRYGQWRWYEYLIVCLNMIAVFFMTDTISIDWYSMHFPFIVSMLIILLTIVLLYAIQAYKEKSLKGAAGNSITILSIVCTIYVIAIFCSIFSYGDYVIWLNVLAVLAGAFLPFVIRGNFSKNIINFPHLVERFELLTIITFGEAIVGLTHFFDVTHIDFIPIWYF
- a CDS encoding SAP domain-containing protein, with amino-acid sequence MSEQILEIFNVLNFLNSGYELEDILNEGNFGTFPSAEDCIQYLVKEGYLEGDVEAIASASDDNGELTAEEVSKKYTVAELKDILRENGLKVSGKKQELIERVLPVLNGESESDEVTLSDFDKSYDLELTDKAREFLKENDWIDLYMFALVAFRFEDYETYVKGSSEDNIKTALNFCDEILSRALVANQFLVFIDALSAKAHVYAYDGDYSSFLDYDLQRYILGLNPIYMDAQTYATYDVINEANIINLKNVLEKLEMGSLKKRFDKIWNKSSIHSITVPKKTCYKILQRAIAGADIEELNFDLKEKYFNKKFGI
- a CDS encoding DUF998 domain-containing protein, encoding MKSKVAGIVFLVGSLYYLLAEAISATFFNASIFNTYIFHTISELGIPNGNSPLFWLMNSAFILVGLTLIFGSFYNFKDYIIKNKIVFYIFSLITGLGVIIVGLIHGGNPLTSGYHTLGAVMAILGGNIMLVLVSRSMDEFGRFQKATLLLGIIGLVAFWAMFFNMGNAYMPVLERLSVYTLIIWSFLTGVYLLRN
- a CDS encoding reductive dehalogenase domain-containing protein, with the translated sequence MSEMNDLKDYLISLGASKVGFADVNGLANEFVDLPNGISLVLKLPLEAMEFLNEEDYESYWKCFHKQIDKLTEISLKGEEYIKKLGYDAFGLTMTRNECDMEKLLSILPYKTIATKSGMGWIGRSALLVTPEYGSAIALGGILTDMPLEFGTPITDSECDECTNCQDACPVNAINPQKWNDRLTRKDIIDIEACGEYIIEQYKAGLGCTKCMVECKITKEYLKKE